From the Oleiharenicola lentus genome, one window contains:
- a CDS encoding glucose-6-phosphate dehydrogenase assembly protein OpcA, giving the protein MPEFFDALPGQEVPVGGIAAGFKKLWADTPAKDGRAVQLNLVLHLGRRSSAADAVTQFRHLLSFAHRYPARVVVLCPDYEEGRPVEMRAKIYGECFFGKSKSDTRCVEFVILHYTMAARAHLQDQVSVCLSTDLPLYYWAHAFAESRKIADYDTLLTRSQRVLFDSAIVPPDAFTFPWPNLSAVRDLAYTRTLPLRQNLGQFLSRYEPADIAAGLQGVSLRHQAEYAAEAACLLGWIKKGLARGGADLAQIAFRVTPEKCQGCFELSFSYADPKKTFLWQADLSRNHAEFVGDLGRGRTTLTVGAHLLTAEQALAEAMFF; this is encoded by the coding sequence ATGCCTGAATTTTTCGACGCTCTGCCCGGCCAGGAGGTGCCCGTCGGCGGCATCGCGGCGGGTTTCAAGAAACTCTGGGCCGACACCCCGGCCAAGGACGGTCGGGCCGTGCAGCTCAACCTCGTGCTGCACCTCGGTCGACGCTCCTCCGCGGCCGATGCGGTCACGCAGTTCCGCCACCTGCTGAGCTTCGCCCACCGTTATCCGGCCCGCGTGGTCGTGCTTTGTCCGGACTACGAGGAGGGCCGTCCCGTCGAGATGCGCGCGAAGATCTACGGCGAGTGCTTCTTCGGCAAATCCAAGAGCGACACCCGCTGTGTGGAGTTTGTCATCCTGCATTACACGATGGCCGCCCGTGCGCACCTGCAGGACCAGGTGTCGGTGTGCCTCTCCACCGACCTGCCGCTCTACTACTGGGCGCACGCCTTCGCCGAGAGCCGCAAGATCGCCGACTACGACACGCTGCTCACCCGCTCGCAGCGCGTGCTCTTCGACAGCGCCATTGTGCCGCCGGACGCCTTCACCTTTCCCTGGCCTAACCTGTCGGCGGTGCGCGATCTGGCCTACACCCGCACCCTGCCGCTCCGACAGAACCTGGGACAGTTCCTCAGCCGTTACGAACCGGCCGACATTGCGGCCGGGCTGCAGGGTGTTTCGCTGCGTCATCAGGCCGAGTATGCGGCCGAGGCCGCTTGTCTGCTCGGCTGGATCAAGAAGGGCCTGGCCCGCGGCGGCGCCGACCTTGCGCAGATCGCCTTCCGGGTGACCCCGGAAAAATGTCAGGGCTGCTTCGAGCTTTCGTTCAGCTACGCCGATCCGAAGAAGACTTTCCTCTGGCAGGCGGATCTTTCCAGGAATCACGCCGAGTTTGTCGGTGATCTGGGCCGCGGCCGCACGACGCTAACAGTGGGAGCGCACCTGCTCACCGCCGAGCAGGCGCTGGCCGAAGCGATGTTCTTCTGA
- the zwf gene encoding glucose-6-phosphate dehydrogenase, whose translation MADTRHPFLHGLSKHRGSPPTVVVIFGASGDLTARKLIPAIYNLAHDGLLPADFYLIGFGRKPIPDEEFQKIAEGAIKEFSRREPTADVWGRLAPRTLYVSGGYDEKAAFDRLRDRIAGLEKQINQELQPLFYISTPPTVFAPIIRNLGASGLASRYLGQRHQSKVIIEKPFGRDLASAQALNKELTDVFEEPQVFRIDHYLGKETVQDLLVQRFANSIFEPIWNRNFIDHVQITVAEQVGVEARAGYYEQSGALRDMIQNHTMQLLALTAMEPPVSMDAESVRDEKVKVLKAIQALRLDGPDPDVARAQYGEGLIGGKPVKGYLQEKDVAPASATETYAALRLSINNWRWQGVPFYLRSGKHMARRVSEIAVRFKRAPGSLFSESERFQLAPNTLAFQIQPDEGMSLILNAKIPGLETRTQPVKMNFKYATTFGSNTPEAYERLVLDAMIGDGTLFIRGDETERSWQLITPIHEHWAAQGRNGLDSYASGSWGPKAGEALLATHGHSWREP comes from the coding sequence ATGGCAGACACCCGTCACCCGTTTTTGCATGGTCTGAGCAAGCACCGCGGTTCGCCGCCCACGGTCGTGGTCATCTTCGGCGCCTCTGGCGACCTCACGGCGCGCAAGCTGATCCCGGCCATCTACAATCTCGCGCATGACGGCCTGCTCCCGGCGGACTTCTATCTGATCGGTTTCGGGCGCAAACCGATTCCCGACGAGGAATTCCAGAAAATCGCGGAGGGCGCGATCAAGGAGTTCTCCCGGCGCGAGCCCACGGCCGACGTGTGGGGCCGCCTCGCCCCCCGCACGCTCTATGTCAGCGGCGGCTACGACGAGAAGGCGGCCTTCGACCGGCTGCGCGACCGCATCGCCGGATTGGAGAAGCAGATCAACCAGGAGCTGCAGCCGCTGTTCTACATCTCGACGCCCCCGACCGTCTTCGCCCCGATCATCCGCAACCTCGGCGCCAGCGGGCTGGCCTCGCGCTACCTCGGCCAGCGCCACCAGTCGAAGGTCATCATCGAGAAACCCTTCGGCCGCGATCTGGCCAGCGCGCAGGCGCTCAACAAGGAGCTCACGGATGTGTTCGAGGAGCCGCAGGTTTTCCGCATCGACCACTACCTCGGCAAGGAGACCGTGCAGGACCTGCTGGTGCAGCGTTTCGCCAATTCGATTTTCGAGCCAATCTGGAACCGCAACTTCATCGACCACGTGCAGATCACCGTGGCCGAGCAGGTGGGCGTCGAGGCGCGGGCCGGTTACTACGAGCAGAGCGGTGCGCTGCGCGACATGATCCAGAACCACACCATGCAGCTCCTCGCGCTCACCGCGATGGAGCCACCCGTCTCGATGGACGCTGAGTCCGTGCGCGACGAGAAGGTGAAGGTGCTCAAAGCCATCCAGGCGCTGCGCCTCGACGGGCCGGATCCCGACGTGGCCCGCGCGCAATACGGCGAGGGCCTCATCGGCGGCAAACCCGTGAAGGGGTACCTCCAGGAGAAGGACGTCGCTCCGGCCTCCGCCACCGAGACCTACGCGGCGCTCCGTCTCAGCATCAACAACTGGCGCTGGCAGGGCGTGCCGTTTTACCTGCGCTCGGGCAAACACATGGCCCGGCGCGTCTCGGAGATCGCGGTGCGTTTCAAGCGCGCCCCCGGCAGCCTGTTCTCCGAGTCGGAGCGCTTCCAACTCGCCCCCAACACCCTGGCTTTCCAGATCCAGCCCGACGAGGGCATGAGCCTCATCCTCAACGCCAAGATCCCCGGCCTCGAAACGCGCACGCAGCCGGTGAAGATGAACTTCAAATACGCCACGACCTTCGGCTCCAACACGCCCGAGGCCTACGAGCGCCTCGTGCTCGACGCGATGATCGGTGACGGCACGCTGTTCATCCGCGGCGACGAGACCGAGCGCTCCTGGCAGCTGATCACCCCCATCCACGAACATTGGGCCGCCCAGGGCCGCAACGGCCTCGACTCCTACGCTTCCGGCTCTTGGGGCCCGAAGGCCGGCGAGGCCCTGCTCGCGACCCACGGCCACAGCTGGCGGGAACCCTGA
- a CDS encoding YraN family protein encodes MIRWLKNLWTGLGAKPEPVSASAAAGARGEKAAADFLKARQGYAILARNWRSPRDQRDEIDLICRDGDVLVFVEVKARAAGALVSGYHAVDERKKRALRRAVQAYLSQLTPPPRTFRFDVVEVTLSERLPPQVMHYENAPLFPKGYHLARQGPTGGTAGVQ; translated from the coding sequence ATGATTCGCTGGCTTAAAAATCTGTGGACGGGGCTCGGCGCCAAACCGGAGCCTGTTTCCGCTTCAGCCGCAGCCGGTGCCCGCGGCGAAAAGGCGGCCGCCGATTTTCTGAAAGCCCGCCAAGGCTACGCCATCCTGGCCAGAAACTGGCGGAGCCCCCGCGACCAGCGGGATGAGATTGATCTGATCTGCCGCGATGGGGATGTGCTCGTCTTCGTCGAGGTTAAGGCCCGGGCGGCGGGGGCTTTGGTGAGCGGTTACCATGCGGTGGACGAGCGTAAGAAGCGCGCGTTGCGCCGGGCGGTGCAGGCTTATCTCAGCCAGCTCACGCCGCCGCCGCGCACGTTTCGCTTCGACGTGGTTGAGGTCACGCTGAGTGAGCGTCTGCCGCCGCAGGTGATGCACTACGAGAACGCACCGCTCTTCCCCAAGGGCTATCATCTGGCCCGGCAGGGTCCCACCGGCGGCACGGCCGGCGTTCAGTAG
- a CDS encoding ATPase, T2SS/T4P/T4SS family, with protein sequence MASSSNLTGTLRRSLLIKVISKPAPSREDVNSVIELTASKVVESLQAQSMTLYLVEAGEIAFKHVYYSPTLWGSDKDKEMQLKGTQQKLLTLKLPAGTGNVGKVIQTGEPLFFSGKGPDAASLKKMDVGFEVHSMLTVPLKTNIVIGAIQVLNKEPSAGTGGLFTPKDLSVLMEVAEYSSTLIQRMLDPKFQLSAEDTAKFISKFTELPLVTKVDDGEVDEKLVEITGDAIIRRECIFPYKKTGTNSCAVFMTNPLDYAKREAFSQATEMSIDDVKVIPASLLDTLLKKHFGEKAGAKKAGEEAAEVDIDEVKDLIAGAYTEGGTSEVKATDLESEDSAPIIQLTNRIIEDAYVSGASDIHIEPQEKDLIVRYRVDGMCAEKMRLPKQVTHALVARLKIMCNLDISERRLPQDGRIVFKKFTKKNIDIDLRVATGPMNHGEKVVMRILDKQKSTLPLPMLGFSDENLAKYRECVRQPYGMILHCGPTGSGKSMTLYAALAEINTPDVNIQTAEDPIEYTLPGLNQMQMNKQIGLDFQRALRCYLRMDPDIILVGEIRDKETAQIACEAALTGHLLVSTLHTNDAPSTVSRMGEMGIEPFNISAALVCVCAQRLLRRVCKNCKVKYKPEGREAEVIMKALNLTEAPEIFKAAPGGCHVCSGNGYKGRVGIHELMVNNEEIVEAINAEVEVADLKRVCMKTGMKTLHQDSMLKVKMGLTTMEDALANVPADMITEDSPDGGAAKKKAHAH encoded by the coding sequence ATGGCCTCCTCCAGCAATCTCACAGGCACGCTGCGTCGGTCTCTGCTCATCAAGGTCATCTCCAAACCGGCGCCGAGCCGGGAGGACGTCAACTCCGTCATCGAGCTCACTGCCAGCAAGGTCGTCGAATCCCTGCAGGCACAGTCCATGACCCTCTACCTCGTCGAGGCCGGTGAGATCGCCTTCAAGCATGTCTACTACTCCCCGACCCTCTGGGGCTCGGACAAGGACAAGGAGATGCAGCTCAAGGGCACCCAGCAGAAGCTGCTCACGCTCAAGCTGCCCGCCGGCACCGGCAACGTCGGCAAAGTCATCCAGACCGGCGAACCCCTCTTCTTCAGCGGCAAGGGCCCTGATGCCGCCTCGCTCAAGAAGATGGATGTCGGCTTCGAGGTGCACTCGATGCTCACGGTCCCGCTCAAGACCAACATCGTCATCGGCGCCATCCAGGTGCTCAACAAGGAGCCGTCCGCCGGCACCGGCGGGCTCTTCACGCCCAAGGATCTCAGCGTGCTCATGGAGGTGGCCGAGTATTCCTCCACGCTCATCCAGCGCATGCTGGACCCGAAGTTCCAGCTCAGCGCCGAGGATACCGCCAAGTTCATTTCCAAGTTCACCGAGCTGCCGCTCGTGACCAAGGTGGACGACGGCGAGGTGGATGAAAAACTCGTCGAGATCACCGGCGACGCGATCATTCGCCGCGAATGCATTTTCCCCTACAAGAAGACGGGCACGAACTCCTGCGCGGTGTTCATGACCAACCCTCTGGACTACGCCAAGCGCGAGGCGTTCTCCCAGGCGACCGAGATGTCGATCGACGACGTCAAGGTCATCCCCGCCAGCCTGCTCGACACGCTGCTCAAAAAACACTTCGGCGAAAAGGCCGGGGCGAAGAAGGCCGGTGAGGAAGCCGCGGAGGTGGACATCGACGAGGTGAAGGACCTGATCGCCGGCGCCTACACCGAGGGCGGCACGAGCGAGGTGAAGGCCACCGACCTCGAGAGCGAGGACTCCGCCCCCATCATCCAGCTCACCAACCGCATCATCGAGGATGCCTACGTCTCCGGCGCCTCGGACATCCACATCGAGCCGCAGGAAAAGGACCTGATCGTGCGCTACCGGGTGGACGGCATGTGCGCCGAGAAGATGCGCCTGCCCAAGCAGGTCACCCACGCGCTTGTCGCCCGCCTGAAGATCATGTGCAACCTCGACATTTCCGAGCGCCGGTTGCCGCAGGACGGCCGTATCGTCTTCAAGAAATTCACGAAGAAGAACATCGACATCGACCTTCGTGTCGCCACCGGCCCGATGAACCACGGCGAGAAGGTGGTCATGCGTATTCTCGACAAGCAGAAGTCCACCCTGCCCCTGCCGATGCTCGGATTCTCCGACGAGAACCTCGCGAAATACCGCGAATGCGTCCGCCAGCCCTACGGCATGATCCTCCACTGCGGCCCCACCGGCTCGGGCAAGTCCATGACCCTCTACGCCGCGCTGGCCGAGATCAACACGCCCGACGTCAATATCCAGACCGCCGAGGACCCGATCGAATACACCCTGCCCGGCCTGAACCAGATGCAGATGAACAAGCAGATCGGCCTGGATTTCCAGCGCGCGCTCCGCTGCTACCTGCGTATGGACCCCGACATCATCCTCGTCGGTGAAATCCGCGACAAGGAGACCGCCCAGATCGCCTGCGAAGCGGCGCTCACCGGTCACTTGCTTGTCTCGACCCTGCACACTAACGACGCGCCCTCGACCGTCTCGCGTATGGGTGAAATGGGCATCGAGCCCTTCAACATCTCCGCCGCCCTCGTCTGCGTGTGCGCCCAGCGCCTGCTCCGCCGCGTCTGCAAGAACTGCAAGGTCAAATACAAGCCCGAGGGCCGCGAGGCGGAGGTCATCATGAAGGCGCTCAACCTCACGGAAGCGCCCGAGATCTTCAAGGCCGCGCCCGGCGGCTGCCACGTCTGCAGCGGCAACGGTTACAAGGGTCGCGTCGGCATCCACGAGCTCATGGTCAACAACGAGGAGATCGTCGAGGCCATCAACGCCGAGGTCGAGGTCGCCGATCTCAAGCGCGTCTGCATGAAGACCGGCATGAAAACCCTGCACCAGGACTCGATGCTGAAGGTCAAGATGGGCCTCACCACCATGGAGGACGCCCTCGCCAACGTGCCCGCGGACATGATCACTGAGGATTCTCCGGATGGCGGCGCCGCGAAGAAGAAGGCCCACGCCCACTGA
- the smc gene encoding chromosome segregation protein SMC: MHLKALKLHGFKSFADNTTLSFQPGVTAIVGPNGCGKSNIADAIRWVLGEQSAKALRGGKMQDVIFEGADTRKPAQFSEVALHLTDCEKQLGSEFHEIEIMRRVSRDGSSEYYFNGQPCRLKDIHKLFMDTGVGRTSYSIMAQGQIDQILSSKPEERRVVFEEAAGITKYKSQRREAMNKLALTEQNLARVTDVINEIARQIGSLRRQAAKAMRYKRLSFRLRQLALAHGSHQWQGLSATLGELEGRVSGLRGAAESRRTVLEEKTRALDEQKAERSSLTQRVQDAQQAVFDLRSQKEQAENRSGLAEVKRTGLAERLDSGKEDIAELEMQLRELATQVDSGAQDKQMQLSLLGSSDAVFQDRNRELAVIEGELTKADQQLNQDKFHLLQLESTVARLRTDSSGLEVDARTSQHKFDTLSQDLAQLRSAVEGAASALAEASQKVQEARIEQSRVNNEAQAAQAALQELTQKFREAQRRLQEIDRGLAQKTARLKLLQQLQEKWEGFGEGAKALLTGRLASVIGEQKFTPITQGLEVRAEYAKALEALLGASVEAIAVSDLATAQKILGQLAADQIGSVCLQVSGLAGVSANGELPAFLKPASEAVANLEASHPAAAMLSACYLTEDLNGFLDFWQANPGFSFLMVATPKGDLVDRRGLISGGHHKKPQNSIVQREVDLRETGKAVVAEQAAHDEQRALIDQLNAALAEAEATLEQRRKDVLAASQHAAALHTEEKNAQRSLDDASNRLQRMENELANLKRDHDEALARLAKAQAQLAEAHGAVEAQKQVIAAIESSINDKRADRDQKRDSLAQARLELAERRQKVEVLDRGLTEMERRRVQLADLHDQRQIEIETWNEQIAALEQESAGQRARAEEIAVTLANAQENVEKVRTDLARIEQQINAEESGMSSIRTEAEAAMTELSRHEVKAAETKARVQFLVEEITHEFQTDVSTLDWRRLLWHAEDEPEGMKDLDLDEDDDGSAPAPAAQPVEGEPAAETKPKRRRKKENKGEPTESDLAALDNTNWAEIKTEVDALRQRIGTMGAVNLVAIEEYSELKQRYEFLKTQSDDLINAKTELLKAIDDINKTSLEQFKVTFEQIRKNFAYTFNLLFGGGRAEIELISAEDPLESGIEIVAQPPGTKLKGITLLSGGQKTLTAVALLFALYMVKPSPFCLLDELDAPLDESNIHRFTNLLKQFVKDSQFIIITHNKSTVAAADALYGVTMQERGVSKTVSMRFNKERGEAETLPTTIADSVRGAKPQAPAAV, translated from the coding sequence ATGCATCTCAAGGCTCTCAAGCTCCACGGCTTCAAAAGTTTTGCCGACAACACGACCCTCAGTTTCCAGCCCGGTGTGACCGCGATCGTCGGCCCCAACGGCTGCGGCAAGAGCAACATCGCCGACGCCATCCGCTGGGTGCTCGGTGAGCAGAGCGCCAAGGCTCTCCGCGGCGGCAAGATGCAGGACGTGATCTTCGAGGGCGCGGACACGCGCAAGCCCGCCCAGTTTTCCGAGGTGGCCCTGCACCTGACCGACTGCGAGAAGCAGCTCGGCAGCGAGTTCCACGAGATCGAGATCATGCGCCGCGTGTCGCGCGACGGCTCGAGCGAGTATTACTTCAACGGCCAGCCCTGCCGCCTGAAGGACATCCACAAGCTTTTCATGGACACCGGCGTCGGCCGGACCAGCTACTCGATTATGGCGCAGGGCCAGATCGACCAGATCCTGTCGTCGAAGCCCGAGGAGCGCCGGGTGGTGTTCGAGGAGGCCGCCGGCATCACCAAATACAAGAGCCAGCGCCGCGAGGCGATGAACAAGCTCGCGCTCACCGAGCAGAACCTGGCCCGCGTGACCGACGTCATCAACGAGATCGCGCGCCAGATCGGTTCGCTGCGCCGCCAGGCCGCCAAGGCCATGCGCTACAAGCGCCTCAGTTTCCGCCTCCGGCAGCTCGCGCTCGCCCACGGCAGCCACCAGTGGCAGGGCCTCAGCGCCACGCTCGGGGAACTCGAGGGCCGCGTCAGCGGACTGCGCGGCGCCGCCGAGTCCCGCCGCACCGTGCTCGAGGAAAAGACCCGCGCGCTCGACGAGCAGAAAGCGGAGCGTTCGTCGCTCACGCAACGCGTGCAGGACGCCCAGCAGGCGGTTTTCGATCTCCGTTCCCAGAAGGAGCAGGCCGAGAACCGTTCCGGCCTGGCCGAGGTCAAGCGCACCGGCCTCGCCGAGCGGCTGGATTCGGGCAAGGAAGACATTGCCGAGCTGGAGATGCAGCTGCGCGAGCTGGCCACGCAGGTGGACTCCGGCGCACAGGACAAGCAGATGCAGCTCTCGCTGCTCGGCAGTTCCGACGCCGTATTTCAGGACCGCAACCGCGAGCTCGCCGTCATCGAGGGCGAGCTGACCAAGGCCGACCAGCAGCTCAACCAGGACAAGTTCCATCTGCTGCAGCTGGAGAGCACGGTCGCGCGCCTGCGCACGGACAGCTCCGGCCTCGAGGTGGACGCCCGCACCAGCCAGCACAAGTTCGACACGCTTTCCCAGGATCTCGCGCAACTGCGCTCCGCCGTCGAAGGCGCCGCCTCGGCCCTGGCCGAGGCCAGCCAGAAGGTGCAGGAGGCGCGCATCGAGCAGAGCCGCGTCAACAACGAGGCCCAGGCCGCCCAGGCCGCGCTCCAGGAACTGACGCAAAAGTTCCGCGAGGCCCAGCGCCGGCTGCAGGAGATCGACCGTGGTCTCGCGCAAAAGACCGCCCGCCTGAAGCTGCTCCAGCAACTGCAGGAAAAGTGGGAGGGTTTCGGGGAGGGCGCCAAGGCGCTGCTGACGGGCCGGCTCGCCTCGGTGATCGGCGAACAGAAGTTCACGCCCATTACCCAGGGACTCGAGGTTCGCGCGGAATACGCCAAGGCGCTGGAAGCGCTGCTCGGAGCCTCGGTTGAGGCGATCGCCGTTTCCGACCTCGCCACCGCGCAGAAGATTCTCGGCCAGCTCGCCGCCGACCAGATCGGCAGCGTCTGCCTGCAAGTTTCCGGCCTCGCCGGGGTCTCGGCCAACGGTGAACTTCCCGCCTTCCTCAAGCCGGCCTCCGAGGCGGTGGCCAATCTCGAAGCCTCGCACCCCGCGGCCGCCATGCTGTCGGCCTGCTACCTGACCGAGGATCTCAACGGTTTTCTGGATTTCTGGCAGGCGAACCCGGGCTTCAGCTTCCTGATGGTGGCCACGCCGAAGGGCGACCTGGTGGACCGGCGCGGCCTGATTTCCGGCGGCCATCACAAGAAGCCGCAGAACAGCATCGTGCAGCGCGAGGTGGACCTGCGCGAAACCGGCAAGGCCGTCGTGGCCGAGCAGGCCGCGCACGACGAGCAGCGTGCGCTCATCGACCAGCTCAACGCCGCGCTCGCCGAGGCCGAGGCCACGCTGGAGCAGCGGCGCAAGGACGTGCTCGCCGCCTCGCAGCACGCCGCGGCCCTCCATACCGAGGAAAAGAACGCCCAGCGTTCCCTCGACGATGCCAGCAACCGGCTCCAGCGCATGGAAAACGAGCTGGCCAACCTCAAGCGCGACCACGACGAGGCCCTTGCCCGCCTCGCGAAGGCGCAGGCCCAGCTGGCCGAGGCCCACGGGGCGGTCGAGGCCCAGAAGCAGGTCATCGCCGCCATTGAATCTTCCATCAACGACAAGCGGGCCGACCGGGACCAGAAGCGCGATTCCCTGGCGCAGGCCCGCCTGGAGCTCGCCGAGCGCCGCCAGAAGGTCGAAGTGCTCGACCGCGGCCTGACCGAGATGGAGCGCCGCCGCGTCCAGTTGGCGGATCTCCACGACCAGCGTCAGATCGAGATCGAGACCTGGAACGAGCAGATTGCCGCCCTCGAGCAGGAGAGCGCCGGCCAGCGCGCCCGCGCCGAGGAAATCGCAGTCACCCTCGCCAACGCGCAGGAGAACGTGGAAAAGGTCCGCACCGACCTCGCCCGCATCGAGCAGCAGATCAACGCCGAGGAATCGGGCATGAGCTCCATCCGCACGGAAGCCGAGGCTGCGATGACGGAGCTTTCCCGCCATGAGGTGAAGGCCGCCGAGACCAAGGCGCGCGTGCAGTTCCTCGTTGAGGAGATCACCCACGAGTTCCAGACCGATGTCTCGACCCTCGACTGGCGCCGCCTGCTCTGGCACGCCGAAGACGAGCCCGAGGGCATGAAGGATCTTGACCTCGACGAGGACGATGACGGTTCGGCCCCGGCGCCCGCCGCCCAACCCGTCGAAGGTGAGCCGGCGGCCGAAACCAAGCCGAAGCGTCGCAGGAAGAAGGAAAACAAGGGTGAGCCGACCGAGTCCGACCTCGCCGCGCTCGACAACACGAACTGGGCCGAAATCAAGACCGAGGTGGATGCCCTGCGTCAGCGCATCGGCACGATGGGTGCGGTCAACCTGGTCGCCATCGAGGAATACTCCGAGCTGAAGCAGCGCTACGAGTTCCTGAAGACCCAGAGCGACGACCTGATCAACGCCAAGACGGAGCTGCTCAAGGCCATCGACGACATCAACAAGACTTCGCTCGAGCAGTTCAAGGTCACCTTCGAGCAAATCCGCAAGAACTTCGCCTACACCTTCAACCTGCTGTTCGGCGGCGGCCGGGCCGAGATCGAGCTGATCTCCGCCGAGGATCCCCTGGAGAGCGGCATCGAGATCGTGGCGCAGCCGCCGGGCACCAAGCTGAAGGGCATCACGCTGCTCTCGGGCGGCCAGAAGACCCTCACCGCCGTGGCGCTCCTCTTCGCGCTCTACATGGTGAAGCCGTCGCCGTTCTGTCTGCTCGACGAACTCGACGCCCCGCTCGACGAGTCGAACATCCACCGGTTCACCAACCTGCTGAAACAGTTCGTCAAGGACTCCCAGTTCATCATCATCACGCACAACAAGAGCACCGTGGCCGCGGCCGACGCGCTCTACGGCGTGACGATGCAGGAGCGCGGCGTGTCCAAGACCGTCTCCATGCGCTTCAACAAGGAGCGCGGCGAGGCCGAGACCCTGCCGACGACCATCGCCGACTCCGTGCGCGGCGCCAAGCCGCAGGCTCCCGCCGCGGTTTGA